The proteins below are encoded in one region of Qipengyuania sp. HL-TH1:
- a CDS encoding HPr family phosphocarrier protein has protein sequence MNELRKSLVVVNQRGLHARASAKFVNAVAELPEGCNVRVAKGENEAAGGSILGLMMLGAAKGDTIEIVVAGEDADAVMAQLSAMVEDGFGEP, from the coding sequence TTGAACGAACTGCGCAAGAGCCTTGTGGTAGTCAACCAGCGCGGGCTCCACGCCCGGGCGAGCGCGAAGTTCGTCAATGCGGTGGCCGAACTGCCCGAAGGCTGCAACGTGCGCGTGGCGAAGGGCGAGAACGAAGCTGCCGGCGGGTCGATCCTCGGGCTGATGATGCTCGGCGCGGCCAAAGGCGACACGATCGAGATCGTGGTTGCAGGCGAGGATGCGGATGCGGTGATGGCGCAGCTTTCGGCCATGGTCGAGGATGGCTTCGGGGAGCCCTGA
- a CDS encoding PTS sugar transporter subunit IIA → MIGMILVTHGKLAEHFIDAMEHVVGKQEAVATICIGPNDDMEQRRADIADAIKAVDDGQGAIILTDLFGGTPSNLAISLLDTGHIEVIAGINLPMLIRLAGARKSMNVVDAVNAAQTAGRNYITVASEFLGQDIAGARKAS, encoded by the coding sequence ATGATCGGCATGATCCTCGTCACCCACGGCAAGCTGGCCGAACACTTCATCGATGCGATGGAGCACGTCGTCGGCAAGCAGGAAGCCGTGGCCACCATCTGCATTGGCCCCAATGACGACATGGAGCAGCGCCGCGCCGACATCGCCGACGCGATCAAGGCGGTCGACGATGGCCAGGGTGCGATCATCCTGACCGACCTGTTCGGCGGGACGCCCTCCAACCTCGCCATCTCGCTGCTCGATACGGGCCACATTGAAGTGATCGCCGGGATCAACCTGCCGATGCTGATCCGCCTCGCGGGCGCGCGCAAGAGCATGAATGTGGTCGATGCGGTCAACGCCGCGCAGACCGCCGGACGCAATTACATCACGGTCGCGAGTGAATTCCTCGGCCAGGATATCGCCGGCGCACGGAAAGCCTCTTGA
- a CDS encoding acyltransferase produces the protein MTSPDRFVSLDGLRGVAAIAVMLFHISLGYMPGGYLAVDFFFCLSGFVIALAFGKRFADGLSFRAFAKARFARLYPMMFIGGLLGIILHGGNPNILLLVPDFLGLSLFPTNPPFWSLLAEVLANIAFALVLVGLSTRKLALVALVSGVLLAFAILSGPWPRELGSHWNGAGWAVPRTLYSFTAGMLIYRWHAQAAPVRRITRLALLLPAALLALTYFGGPDRALWDTAAILFGLPAIVWLGTRMEMPFQPLWQRMGALSYPLYCIHVPLIALADDPLVRLSIAAVLVPAALALDAWYDKPVRTLLARRFSQAKPAAMPAP, from the coding sequence ATGACCTCACCCGATCGCTTTGTCTCCCTCGACGGATTGCGCGGCGTTGCGGCGATCGCGGTCATGCTGTTCCACATTTCGCTGGGGTACATGCCCGGCGGCTATCTGGCGGTCGATTTCTTCTTTTGCCTCAGCGGCTTCGTGATCGCGCTGGCGTTTGGCAAGCGGTTCGCAGACGGACTGTCGTTTCGCGCCTTCGCCAAGGCCCGCTTCGCCCGGCTCTATCCGATGATGTTCATCGGCGGTCTGCTCGGCATTATCCTGCATGGCGGCAATCCCAATATCCTGCTGCTGGTACCCGATTTTCTGGGACTGAGCCTGTTTCCGACCAACCCGCCGTTCTGGTCGCTGCTTGCCGAAGTGCTTGCCAATATCGCCTTCGCGCTGGTGCTCGTCGGGCTTTCGACGCGCAAGCTGGCGCTGGTTGCATTGGTTTCCGGGGTACTGCTCGCCTTCGCGATCCTGTCGGGCCCGTGGCCACGCGAACTGGGCTCGCATTGGAACGGGGCCGGATGGGCGGTCCCGCGTACGCTCTACTCTTTCACTGCGGGCATGCTGATCTATCGCTGGCATGCGCAGGCAGCGCCGGTACGGCGTATCACCCGGCTTGCGTTGCTGCTGCCAGCCGCGCTGCTTGCCCTGACCTATTTCGGCGGACCCGACCGCGCGCTGTGGGACACCGCCGCGATCCTGTTCGGCCTGCCCGCAATCGTCTGGCTCGGCACGCGAATGGAGATGCCGTTCCAGCCGCTATGGCAGCGGATGGGCGCGCTGTCCTACCCGCTCTATTGCATCCATGTGCCGCTCATCGCGCTGGCCGACGATCCCCTCGTCCGCCTGAGTATCGCGGCGGTGCTGGTACCCGCGGCGCTGGCGCTCGATGCGTGGTACGACAAGCCCGTCCGGACGCTGCTCGCCAGGCGGTTTTCGCAGGCCAAGCCCGCCGCCATGCCCGCCCCTTAG
- a CDS encoding RNA methyltransferase, with translation MSPTRREITGFSNPTVKALRALREKRHRKAAGRFLAEGLRLLTDARECSYLPEVLVLSDRREPHPLLAALEEAVEADGGEIIETTPDILSKITGKDNPQAVAGVFAEFDTSLAALDRSSADIWLVAQALRDPGNLGTMLRTGDAIGAGGVILLDDCADPFSVEAVRASMGAVFTQRLAQARWEEFEPWLRSGAGQLVAASLRDAQPYRGAPYSAPCFVMVGNESRGLPEPYEMACDLRVTMPMKGRADSLNAAVAAAVLGYEVLASL, from the coding sequence GTGAGCCCGACACGCCGCGAAATCACCGGCTTTTCCAACCCCACGGTCAAGGCGCTGCGCGCGCTGCGCGAAAAGAGACACCGCAAGGCCGCCGGCCGCTTCCTTGCCGAAGGGCTGCGGCTGCTGACCGATGCGCGCGAATGCAGCTATCTGCCCGAAGTGCTGGTGCTATCCGACAGGCGCGAGCCGCACCCGCTGCTGGCCGCGCTCGAAGAGGCGGTCGAAGCCGATGGCGGCGAGATTATCGAAACCACGCCCGACATCCTCTCCAAGATCACCGGCAAGGACAATCCGCAGGCAGTCGCGGGGGTCTTCGCCGAATTCGACACTTCGCTCGCCGCGCTCGACCGCAGCAGCGCCGATATCTGGCTGGTCGCGCAGGCGCTGCGCGATCCGGGCAATCTGGGCACCATGCTGCGCACCGGCGATGCGATCGGTGCGGGCGGCGTGATCCTGCTCGACGATTGCGCCGATCCCTTCAGCGTCGAGGCAGTGCGCGCGAGCATGGGCGCGGTGTTCACGCAGCGCCTTGCGCAGGCGCGGTGGGAGGAATTCGAACCCTGGCTGCGCAGCGGCGCAGGGCAGCTTGTCGCCGCCAGCTTGCGCGATGCGCAGCCCTATCGCGGCGCACCCTATAGCGCACCGTGCTTCGTCATGGTCGGCAATGAAAGCCGCGGCCTGCCCGAACCATACGAGATGGCCTGCGACCTGCGCGTGACCATGCCGATGAAGGGCCGCGCCGATAGTCTCAATGCCGCGGTCGCCGCGGCGGTGCTGGGTTATGAGGTATTGGCCTCGCTCTGA